A stretch of Bordetella petrii DNA encodes these proteins:
- a CDS encoding serine hydrolase encodes MHSKPSRIAAAAILALGCAMPAASRAVAIDRGASPPADAVAIPKGSREKAVKELPHIIDRVMRRSHVPGMAVAVVIDGRTVFAQGYGKREAGQPGAVDAQTVFQIASISKSISATVTAIQVTQGTVSWADPVSRYLPDFKLSDAYVARYGTIGDFFAHRSGLPGTAGDDLEDLGFKRSEVIARLRLLPLDPFRISYHYANFSTTIGAEAVAAAAKTPWEDLADASLFKPLGMASTSYHYRDYQARGNRAALHAYQKGSFVALGQRNADEQAPAGGVSSNVVDLAEWLKLLLADGQYRGKRLIASQALLPALSPQSFSAPPHAVDARPGFYGYGFNVNTEVGGRPAMGHSGAFLLGAGTAFKIVPSAGIGIVVLTNGAPVGAAESVVAEFTDTALYGKSSRDWFAAYNGVMQGFFAPQADLSSQSRPAPPKAGQPPGQYAGHYENAYFGPAEIREAGGGLTLTLGPKAMAFPLRHWDGDTFAFTPAGEAEQVDSLASLRFKMDKDRASGFVIEFYDDNGLGTWTRK; translated from the coding sequence ATGCACAGCAAGCCTTCACGCATCGCCGCGGCCGCCATCCTGGCCCTGGGCTGCGCCATGCCGGCCGCATCGCGGGCGGTGGCGATCGATCGCGGGGCCAGCCCCCCGGCCGACGCCGTGGCGATCCCGAAAGGCAGCCGGGAGAAAGCCGTCAAGGAACTGCCCCATATCATCGATCGCGTAATGCGCCGCAGCCATGTGCCGGGCATGGCGGTGGCCGTGGTCATCGACGGCAGGACGGTGTTTGCCCAGGGATACGGCAAGCGCGAGGCGGGCCAGCCCGGCGCGGTGGACGCGCAGACGGTGTTCCAGATCGCGTCGATCTCCAAGTCGATCTCGGCGACGGTAACGGCGATCCAGGTGACCCAGGGCACGGTGTCGTGGGCGGATCCGGTATCGCGCTATCTACCGGACTTCAAGTTGAGCGATGCCTATGTGGCCCGGTACGGCACGATCGGCGACTTCTTCGCGCATCGCAGCGGCCTGCCGGGCACGGCCGGCGATGATCTGGAAGACCTGGGGTTCAAGCGCAGCGAGGTCATCGCGCGGCTGCGGCTGCTGCCGCTCGATCCTTTCCGCATTTCTTACCATTACGCCAACTTCAGCACGACAATCGGCGCCGAGGCCGTGGCGGCGGCCGCGAAAACGCCGTGGGAAGACCTGGCCGACGCGTCGCTGTTCAAGCCGCTGGGCATGGCGTCGACCAGTTATCACTATCGTGATTACCAGGCCCGCGGCAATCGCGCCGCGTTGCACGCGTACCAGAAGGGATCGTTCGTGGCGCTGGGCCAGCGCAACGCCGACGAGCAGGCGCCGGCCGGGGGTGTTTCATCCAATGTGGTCGACCTGGCCGAATGGCTGAAACTGCTGCTGGCCGATGGGCAGTACCGGGGCAAGCGGCTGATTGCCTCGCAGGCCCTGCTGCCGGCGCTGTCGCCGCAATCGTTCAGCGCGCCGCCGCATGCCGTCGACGCGCGGCCGGGGTTTTATGGCTATGGCTTCAATGTGAACACCGAGGTGGGCGGCCGCCCGGCCATGGGCCATTCGGGGGCGTTTCTGCTGGGTGCCGGCACGGCGTTCAAGATTGTGCCGTCCGCCGGGATCGGCATCGTGGTGCTGACCAATGGCGCGCCGGTTGGCGCGGCGGAATCGGTCGTCGCGGAATTCACCGATACGGCGCTGTACGGCAAGTCCAGCCGGGACTGGTTCGCCGCCTACAACGGCGTCATGCAGGGCTTCTTCGCGCCGCAAGCCGATCTTTCATCGCAGAGTCGTCCGGCCCCGCCCAAGGCAGGCCAGCCGCCCGGTCAGTATGCCGGCCATTACGAGAACGCCTACTTCGGCCCGGCCGAGATCCGCGAAGCCGGCGGCGGCTTGACGCTGACGCTGGGCCCGAAGGCGATGGCGTTCCCGCTGCGGCACTGGGACGGCGACACCTTCGCGTTTACCCCGGCGGGCGAGGCGGAACAGGTGGATTCGCTGGCGTCGCTGCGCTTCAAGATGGATAAAGACCGCGCCAGCGGCTTTGTCATCGAGTTTTACGATGACAACGGCCTGGGAACCTGGACAAGAAAGTAA
- a CDS encoding AraC family transcriptional regulator, with protein sequence MKSTTRIHYATRLEPVLQWLASHPDAAPDLYRLAELACLSPYHFHRVYRALMGETVNATMQRMRMHRASVDLAGDRPMQQVAQRAGYTSQAAFNRAFGAVFGMPPGRYRHARSRPFNPQELGMYPTTIEQFAGASLATLAHQGDYQGIGATFDRLFMLAAGRGLVGPATRSFGVYYDDPAQVPAERLRSRAGLTLPDGAAADAVFEPFTLPAARCAVLEYTGPYSEIEAAYNWLFAQWLPASGHETLDFPMWEEYVNDPKTTPAAELKTRIYLPLA encoded by the coding sequence ATGAAATCCACGACCCGCATCCACTACGCCACCCGGCTGGAACCCGTGCTGCAATGGCTGGCCTCGCATCCCGATGCGGCGCCCGACCTGTATCGCCTGGCCGAACTGGCGTGCCTGTCGCCCTACCACTTTCACCGCGTGTACCGCGCGCTGATGGGCGAGACCGTCAATGCCACGATGCAGCGCATGCGCATGCACCGGGCGTCGGTGGACCTGGCCGGGGACCGGCCCATGCAGCAGGTGGCGCAGCGCGCCGGATACACCTCGCAAGCCGCGTTCAACCGGGCTTTCGGCGCTGTGTTCGGCATGCCGCCGGGCCGCTACCGCCATGCGCGCTCCAGGCCTTTCAACCCTCAGGAGCTTGGCATGTACCCCACTACCATCGAGCAGTTCGCCGGCGCGTCGCTGGCCACCCTGGCCCACCAGGGCGACTACCAGGGCATCGGCGCCACCTTCGACCGCCTGTTCATGCTGGCTGCCGGCCGCGGCCTGGTCGGACCCGCCACGCGTTCGTTCGGCGTGTACTACGACGACCCGGCGCAGGTGCCGGCCGAGCGGCTGCGCTCGCGCGCCGGCCTGACGCTGCCCGACGGCGCGGCGGCCGACGCGGTGTTCGAGCCGTTCACGCTGCCGGCCGCGCGCTGCGCGGTGCTGGAATACACCGGCCCGTACAGCGAGATCGAGGCCGCCTACAACTGGCTGTTTGCGCAATGGCTGCCGGCCAGCGGCCACGAGACGCTGGACTTCCCGATGTGGGAAGAATATGTCAACGACCCCAAGACCACGCCCGCGGCCGAACTGAAAACGCGCATCTACCTGCCGCTGGCCTGA
- a CDS encoding LysR family transcriptional regulator yields MKHPDLNLLLHFDALMSCRSITRAAEQLGVTQPALSAAMSRLRRLFNDPLLVRDAGVWQPTARALELHQSFRPMLEAWRRATRGHEHFDPAHSARTLSLYATDYVQYRLLPLVIPSLARDAPHLHLQIQPARPLHGLSMLDTNHVELIAGYFPEPSPDLRTRFLYEEPAVCIVREGHPCLRKRWNLDAYLRYSHVDLAAHTRYFSRGIDRILQGRNRSRHIAATLSSYLVCPFVISASDLIATMPASVARVMASSSRTVILKVPMELPTIAVSLYWHERHQDDPGHAWLRQYIAERATPVRRQAPPPQASGR; encoded by the coding sequence ATGAAGCACCCGGACTTGAACCTGCTGCTGCATTTCGATGCCCTGATGAGCTGTCGCAGCATCACGCGCGCGGCCGAGCAGCTGGGCGTGACCCAGCCGGCCCTGAGCGCCGCCATGAGCCGCCTGCGCCGCCTGTTCAACGATCCGCTGCTGGTGCGCGACGCGGGCGTATGGCAGCCCACCGCGCGCGCCCTGGAACTGCACCAGTCATTCCGCCCGATGCTCGAGGCGTGGCGCCGCGCCACCCGCGGCCACGAGCATTTCGACCCCGCGCATTCGGCCCGCACCCTGTCGCTGTATGCCACCGACTATGTGCAATACCGTCTGCTGCCGCTGGTCATTCCCAGCCTGGCCAGAGACGCGCCGCACCTGCATCTGCAGATCCAGCCCGCGCGCCCGCTGCACGGCCTGAGCATGCTGGACACGAATCACGTAGAACTGATCGCCGGCTACTTTCCCGAACCCTCGCCCGACCTGCGCACGCGCTTCCTGTACGAAGAGCCGGCCGTGTGCATCGTCAGGGAAGGGCACCCGTGCCTGCGCAAACGCTGGAACCTGGACGCCTACCTGCGCTACAGCCATGTAGACCTGGCGGCCCACACGCGCTACTTCAGCCGCGGCATCGACCGTATCTTGCAGGGCCGCAACCGCAGCCGCCATATCGCGGCCACGCTTTCCAGCTATCTGGTGTGCCCGTTCGTGATTTCGGCGTCGGACCTGATCGCCACCATGCCCGCCAGCGTGGCCAGGGTCATGGCCAGCAGCTCGCGCACGGTCATCCTGAAAGTGCCGATGGAATTGCCCACCATCGCCGTGTCGCTGTACTGGCACGAACGCCACCAGGACGACCCCGGCCATGCCTGGCTGCGGCAGTACATCGCCGAACGGGCCACGCCCGTCCGGCGCCAGGCGCCGCCGCCTCAGGCCAGCGGCAGGTAG
- a CDS encoding Bug family tripartite tricarboxylate transporter substrate binding protein — protein sequence MATRRVRRGCGMVLAGLLLAAVQGAWAAWPSDKVVRLVVPFAAGGSTDLIARKVAENLGKKLGADVIVENKPGAGGTVGTEYVARQPADGYTILMGSVSTHGSAACIYSKLPYDPVKDFTPLTVVATIPNVLVVNQSVPAKSLPEFVALLKKNPTGYSFASNGQGTSNHLAAELFKSTAGVSMVHVPYRGSGPALIDLVGGQVSMMMDVVMTSYPYIKDGKIRALAVTSPTRSPMLPDVPTVAESGYPGYEAMVWFGMLAPAGLPEAIRKPLTQSLVDVLHGPALKPYLEQQGAQVSDVAGPAFAAMIKDEIAKWCKVADKAGIHLN from the coding sequence ATGGCAACACGACGTGTTCGCCGCGGTTGCGGCATGGTGCTGGCCGGTTTGCTGCTGGCCGCTGTCCAGGGCGCCTGGGCGGCCTGGCCGTCGGACAAGGTGGTGCGGCTCGTCGTGCCGTTCGCGGCCGGGGGATCCACCGACCTGATCGCGCGCAAAGTGGCCGAAAACCTGGGCAAGAAGCTGGGCGCCGATGTCATTGTCGAGAACAAGCCGGGCGCGGGCGGCACGGTCGGCACGGAATATGTGGCGCGCCAGCCGGCCGATGGCTACACCATTCTGATGGGATCGGTCAGCACGCACGGCAGCGCGGCCTGTATCTATTCGAAGCTGCCGTACGACCCGGTCAAGGATTTCACGCCGCTGACGGTCGTGGCCACCATTCCCAATGTGCTGGTGGTGAACCAGTCCGTGCCGGCGAAGTCGCTGCCGGAGTTCGTGGCGCTGTTGAAGAAAAACCCGACCGGCTATTCGTTTGCGTCGAACGGCCAGGGCACGTCGAACCACCTGGCCGCCGAGCTGTTCAAGTCGACCGCCGGGGTGTCGATGGTGCACGTGCCGTACCGCGGCTCGGGCCCGGCGCTGATCGACCTGGTGGGCGGCCAGGTCAGCATGATGATGGATGTGGTGATGACGTCGTACCCCTACATCAAGGACGGCAAGATCCGCGCGCTGGCGGTAACGTCGCCCACCCGCTCGCCCATGCTGCCTGACGTGCCGACGGTGGCCGAGTCCGGCTACCCCGGCTACGAGGCCATGGTGTGGTTCGGCATGCTGGCGCCGGCGGGGCTGCCCGAGGCCATCCGCAAGCCGCTGACGCAAAGCCTGGTCGACGTGCTGCACGGGCCGGCGCTCAAGCCTTACCTGGAGCAGCAGGGGGCGCAGGTGTCCGACGTGGCGGGGCCGGCTTTCGCCGCCATGATCAAGGACGAGATCGCCAAATGGTGCAAGGTGGCCGACAAGGCCGGCATCCACCTGAACTGA
- a CDS encoding hydantoinase/oxoprolinase family protein: MYRIGIDVGGTFTDFTMVDEQSGAVHFHKVPSTPHDPSEAIQQGISDMLETHGVPVHEVSHIGHGTTVATNLIIERKGARVGLLTTKGFRDVLEIGRQTRPHLYDYGVGKPPAVVPRQFRVEIDERLDYTGAVLRELDEAQVRDAARAFGAAGIEAVTICFLHSYRNAAHERRAAEIVRQELPDVFISQSSEVLPEFREYERLSTTVLNAAVGPRMERYLQRFLQRTRDLDIGHEPHTVHSNGGLMSIASVRQYPVRTCLSGPAAGVVGAAAVGRAIGSLNLVTFDVGGTSTDVSLVCQGQPLFTSHRHVAGYPVKTPMVDIHVIGAGGGSIAWLDDAGALKVGPHSAGAVPGPVGYGRGGTEPTITDAQITLQRLNPVSLLKGRMDVHAQAAREVVQARVARPLGLPLEDAAQGILRIAAANMSRAIRAVSTERGHDLSEFALYAYGGAGPLHAVEVAEECGIPLVIVPQEPGTMCARGILLGDISFDFVRSEISVADPEGWRRVVSIFDELRQQADAWLDNEGVAPALRRCRYAIDARYEGQNFEVQVPLDAAGPQDYPVFAAGFRRAHEREYGYAVDDRRVQIINCRLQAVGQVAKAPLARRPAGPLPEAARLGERRAYFGGRHGWRASPVYDRDLLPAGIRLAGPALIEEMSSTTVVGPGHDVAVDTYGNLLIRLQGDKHD; this comes from the coding sequence ATGTATCGCATAGGGATAGACGTAGGCGGGACATTCACCGACTTCACCATGGTGGATGAACAGTCTGGCGCCGTGCATTTCCACAAGGTGCCTTCCACGCCGCACGATCCGTCCGAGGCGATCCAGCAGGGCATCTCGGACATGCTGGAGACGCACGGCGTGCCCGTGCACGAGGTATCCCACATCGGCCACGGCACCACGGTGGCCACCAACCTGATCATCGAGCGCAAGGGCGCCAGGGTCGGCCTGCTGACCACCAAAGGCTTTCGCGACGTGCTCGAGATCGGGCGGCAGACCCGGCCGCACCTGTACGACTACGGCGTGGGCAAGCCGCCGGCCGTGGTGCCGCGGCAGTTCCGCGTCGAGATCGACGAGCGGCTGGATTACACGGGCGCGGTGCTGCGCGAACTCGACGAGGCGCAGGTGCGCGACGCGGCGCGCGCCTTCGGCGCGGCGGGCATCGAGGCGGTGACGATCTGCTTTCTGCATTCTTACCGCAATGCCGCGCACGAGCGCCGCGCGGCCGAGATCGTGCGCCAGGAACTGCCCGATGTATTCATCAGCCAGTCGTCGGAGGTGCTGCCCGAATTCCGCGAATACGAGCGCCTGTCGACCACCGTGCTCAATGCCGCCGTGGGCCCGCGCATGGAACGCTACCTGCAGCGCTTCCTGCAGCGTACCCGCGACCTGGACATCGGCCACGAACCGCATACGGTGCACTCCAACGGCGGGCTGATGTCGATTGCCAGCGTCCGGCAGTATCCGGTGCGCACCTGCCTGTCGGGGCCGGCGGCCGGCGTGGTGGGCGCGGCGGCGGTCGGCCGCGCCATCGGCAGCCTGAACCTGGTGACCTTCGATGTGGGCGGCACCAGCACCGATGTGTCGCTGGTCTGCCAGGGCCAGCCGCTGTTCACGTCGCACCGGCATGTGGCGGGGTACCCGGTGAAGACGCCCATGGTCGATATACACGTCATCGGCGCCGGCGGCGGCAGCATTGCCTGGCTGGACGATGCCGGCGCCCTGAAGGTGGGGCCGCACAGCGCGGGCGCCGTGCCGGGGCCGGTAGGCTATGGCCGCGGCGGCACCGAGCCCACCATTACCGATGCGCAGATCACGCTGCAGCGCCTGAACCCGGTGTCGCTGTTGAAAGGCCGCATGGACGTGCATGCCCAGGCCGCGCGCGAGGTCGTGCAGGCACGCGTGGCCCGGCCGCTGGGGCTGCCGCTGGAAGACGCCGCGCAGGGCATTCTGCGCATTGCCGCCGCCAACATGAGCCGGGCGATCCGCGCCGTGTCGACCGAGCGCGGCCACGACCTGTCGGAGTTCGCGCTTTACGCCTACGGCGGCGCGGGGCCGCTGCATGCCGTGGAAGTGGCCGAGGAATGCGGCATTCCGCTGGTCATCGTGCCGCAGGAGCCGGGCACCATGTGCGCGCGCGGCATCTTGCTGGGGGATATTTCTTTCGACTTCGTGCGCAGCGAGATATCGGTGGCCGACCCTGAGGGCTGGCGCCGCGTCGTGTCGATTTTTGACGAGCTACGGCAGCAGGCCGACGCCTGGCTGGACAACGAAGGCGTCGCGCCGGCCTTGCGCCGCTGCCGCTACGCGATCGACGCGCGCTACGAAGGGCAGAACTTCGAAGTGCAGGTGCCGCTCGATGCCGCGGGCCCCCAGGACTACCCCGTCTTCGCCGCGGGCTTTCGCCGCGCGCACGAACGCGAATACGGCTACGCCGTGGACGACCGCCGCGTGCAGATCATCAATTGCCGGCTGCAGGCCGTGGGGCAGGTGGCCAAGGCGCCGCTGGCGCGGCGGCCGGCCGGCCCGTTGCCCGAAGCCGCGCGCCTGGGCGAGCGCCGCGCCTACTTCGGCGGCCGCCATGGCTGGCGTGCCTCGCCCGTGTACGACCGCGACCTGCTGCCCGCCGGCATCCGCCTGGCCGGGCCCGCGCTGATCGAGGAAATGAGTTCGACCACGGTGGTGGGCCCGGGCCACGACGTGGCCGTCGACACCTACGGCAACCTGCTCATCCGCCTGCAAGGAGACAAGCATGACTGA
- a CDS encoding hydantoinase B/oxoprolinase family protein, whose translation MTEPVASPVLADPIGMEVFCNRLLSITEDMNNTLVRASFSTNIKERKDCSVALFDAAGRLVAQGTQIPLHLGSLDGAMRAILEHFPAGSIAEGDVFICNDPYLANGSHLPDINIVTPVFWDGALRFFAANIAHHSDVGGAVPGSIAGGLRSVFEEGIRIPVCRIVRAGAVDEDLLRLICANTRDPEERILDLRVQMATNERGAAAMRGLIRQMGLDEVLQSVEDVIAYTRLRLTQRIAELREGRYAFESYLDDDGMGGEPVAIRVALTVRDGRLDFDFDGSGRQARGAMNLPLNALRACVYYAVKALLDPDLAPNAGLFDPISVSAPVGTITNPEHPAAVGARSITAQKVAGAIFGAFRGLLPAERIMASSNDCCPAIVFSGRWPDRAGHFVYLETLGGGAGARHGADGMDGVHVHMTNTSNLPVEALENEYPLLMDEYALIADSGGAGRTRGGLAIAKQIRARAAGIVFSARSDSHTVGVATGVAGGGDGRRARLVRNWGTPEAEELFSKTANITLAAGESVRIETPGGGGYGAPAERPRARVEQDLLDGKISRAQAESVYGHRPPADAANPA comes from the coding sequence ATGACTGAGCCCGTGGCCAGCCCCGTGCTGGCCGACCCCATCGGCATGGAAGTGTTCTGCAATCGCCTGCTGTCGATTACGGAAGACATGAACAACACCCTGGTGCGCGCGTCGTTCTCGACCAACATCAAGGAGCGCAAGGATTGCTCGGTGGCCCTGTTCGACGCGGCCGGCCGGCTGGTGGCGCAAGGCACGCAGATCCCGCTGCACCTGGGCTCGCTGGACGGCGCCATGCGGGCCATTCTGGAGCATTTTCCGGCCGGATCGATCGCCGAGGGCGATGTCTTTATCTGCAACGACCCCTACCTGGCCAACGGCAGCCACTTGCCCGACATCAACATCGTTACCCCGGTGTTCTGGGACGGCGCGCTGCGCTTTTTCGCCGCCAATATCGCCCACCATTCGGACGTGGGGGGCGCCGTGCCGGGCTCGATTGCCGGCGGCCTGCGCTCGGTGTTCGAAGAAGGCATCCGCATTCCGGTCTGCCGCATCGTGCGCGCCGGCGCGGTGGACGAAGACCTGCTGCGCCTGATCTGCGCCAACACGCGCGATCCGGAAGAACGCATCCTGGACCTGCGGGTGCAAATGGCCACCAATGAGCGCGGCGCGGCGGCCATGCGCGGGCTGATCCGGCAGATGGGGCTGGACGAGGTGCTGCAGTCGGTGGAAGACGTCATCGCCTATACCCGCCTGCGCCTGACCCAGCGGATTGCCGAGTTGCGCGAAGGCCGCTATGCGTTTGAAAGCTATCTGGACGACGACGGCATGGGCGGCGAACCGGTGGCGATACGCGTGGCGCTGACCGTGCGCGACGGGCGCCTGGATTTCGATTTCGACGGGTCGGGCCGCCAGGCGCGCGGCGCGATGAACCTGCCGCTCAATGCCCTGCGCGCCTGCGTGTACTACGCGGTCAAGGCGCTGCTGGATCCGGACCTGGCGCCCAACGCCGGGCTGTTCGATCCGATATCGGTCAGTGCGCCGGTGGGCACCATTACCAACCCCGAACACCCCGCCGCCGTGGGGGCGCGCTCGATCACGGCGCAGAAAGTGGCCGGCGCCATTTTCGGGGCCTTCCGCGGGCTGCTGCCCGCCGAGCGCATCATGGCGTCCAGTAATGACTGCTGCCCGGCCATCGTGTTTTCCGGGCGCTGGCCGGATCGCGCCGGGCACTTCGTGTACCTGGAAACCCTGGGCGGCGGCGCGGGCGCGCGCCACGGCGCCGACGGCATGGACGGCGTGCACGTGCACATGACCAACACGTCGAACCTGCCGGTCGAGGCGCTGGAGAACGAGTATCCCCTGCTGATGGATGAATATGCGCTGATCGCCGATTCGGGCGGCGCGGGCCGCACGCGCGGCGGGCTGGCCATTGCCAAGCAGATCCGCGCGCGCGCGGCCGGCATCGTGTTCTCGGCGCGTTCCGACAGCCACACGGTCGGCGTGGCAACCGGCGTGGCAGGCGGCGGCGACGGACGGCGCGCGCGGCTGGTGCGCAACTGGGGCACGCCCGAAGCGGAAGAACTGTTCTCGAAAACCGCCAATATCACGCTGGCGGCCGGCGAAAGCGTACGCATCGAAACGCCGGGCGGCGGCGGCTATGGCGCGCCGGCCGAGCGCCCGCGCGCGCGCGTCGAGCAGGACTTGCTGGACGGCAAGATCAGCCGCGCGCAGGCCGAGTCGGTGTATGGCCATCGGCCGCCGGCTGACGCGGCCAATCCAGCTTGA
- a CDS encoding GntR family transcriptional regulator yields the protein MARSLPSLSADSPPPDASSHFSADIGAPADDKRAPRYKAIYQDLARAIRSGRYPVMTLLPTEHELCAHYDASRHTIREAIRMLTDAGMVSRRPGVGTRVEAVKSATRHTQRVSELSELFQYIKNATLRVLATHDIRASARLAETLGCPPRHPWLHIRAIKLLGGKREPVAYLDAYVHPDYSALQADIGKTRLPLLQLIEQRYSRRIAEVGQEFSATPITGETAELLKVPPQTAGLVIKRRYYGEDGALMLATVTTFPYTKMKYSMSLKLDWPRQPAADGHTPTRPARG from the coding sequence TTGGCCCGATCCCTGCCATCCCTTTCTGCCGACTCGCCGCCGCCGGACGCATCCAGCCATTTCAGCGCCGACATCGGCGCGCCCGCCGACGACAAGCGCGCGCCGCGCTACAAGGCCATCTACCAGGACCTGGCGCGCGCCATCCGGTCGGGCCGCTATCCCGTCATGACGCTGCTGCCTACCGAGCACGAGCTTTGCGCGCACTATGACGCCAGCCGCCACACCATCCGCGAAGCCATCCGCATGCTTACCGACGCGGGCATGGTGTCGCGCCGCCCCGGCGTGGGCACCCGCGTCGAGGCGGTCAAGTCGGCCACCCGCCACACGCAGCGCGTTTCCGAACTGTCCGAACTCTTCCAGTACATCAAGAACGCCACCCTGCGCGTGCTGGCCACGCACGACATCCGCGCCTCGGCGCGCCTGGCCGAAACCCTGGGCTGCCCGCCGCGCCATCCCTGGCTACACATCCGCGCCATCAAGCTGCTGGGCGGCAAGCGGGAACCGGTGGCGTACCTGGATGCCTATGTCCATCCCGACTACTCCGCCTTGCAGGCCGACATCGGCAAAACGCGCCTGCCGCTGCTGCAGCTGATCGAGCAACGCTACAGCCGGCGCATCGCGGAAGTCGGGCAGGAATTCTCGGCCACGCCCATCACGGGCGAGACGGCCGAGCTGTTGAAAGTGCCGCCGCAAACCGCGGGCCTGGTCATCAAGCGGCGCTATTACGGCGAAGACGGCGCGCTGATGCTGGCCACTGTCACGACCTTTCCATATACCAAGATGAAGTACTCCATGTCGCTCAAGCTGGATTGGCCGCGTCAGCCGGCGGCCGATGGCCATACACCGACTCGGCCTGCGCGCGGCTGA
- a CDS encoding ABC transporter substrate-binding protein: MGKGLAVFSVAVLAAACSGGALAQQKLVVAGYGGSFEEIMRKDIFPPFAKQHGVELVYVAGNSTNTVARLQAQKSNQQIDVAIIDDGPMYQAIALGFCAPIQNLPADDLYKTARYKDDKAVAIGIVATGIMYNKKIFDERKWAPPKSWNDLKDPKYKQQLVVPPLNNTYGLHTLVQFARAGGGGEKNIDPGFKTMIKDINPNVLVYEPSPGKMTELFSSGQASIAVWGSGRVKSFADTGFPVGFVYPEEGAYALLSSVCPVNKPNANPLAQQFVQYLISPQVQSRLASEYGYGPVNKKADAKDDPRVPLPIGDRAANLIVIDWDTVNQHRDEWNKRWTREVER; the protein is encoded by the coding sequence ATGGGCAAAGGTCTTGCAGTGTTTTCCGTGGCGGTGCTGGCGGCTGCGTGCAGCGGCGGCGCCCTGGCGCAGCAGAAGCTGGTGGTGGCGGGCTATGGCGGCTCGTTCGAAGAGATCATGCGCAAAGACATTTTTCCGCCCTTTGCGAAGCAGCATGGGGTAGAGCTGGTTTATGTCGCGGGCAATTCCACCAATACCGTGGCGCGCCTGCAGGCGCAGAAAAGCAACCAGCAGATCGACGTGGCCATTATCGACGACGGCCCCATGTACCAGGCGATCGCGCTGGGGTTCTGCGCCCCGATCCAGAACCTGCCGGCCGACGATCTGTACAAGACCGCGCGCTACAAAGACGACAAGGCGGTGGCCATCGGCATTGTGGCCACCGGCATCATGTACAACAAGAAGATCTTCGACGAACGGAAATGGGCGCCGCCCAAGTCCTGGAACGACCTGAAAGACCCGAAGTACAAGCAGCAGCTGGTGGTGCCGCCGCTGAACAATACCTACGGGCTGCACACCCTGGTGCAATTCGCGCGGGCGGGCGGCGGCGGCGAAAAGAACATCGACCCGGGCTTCAAGACGATGATCAAGGACATCAACCCCAATGTGCTGGTCTATGAACCATCGCCGGGCAAGATGACCGAACTCTTTTCCAGCGGGCAGGCCTCGATTGCCGTATGGGGCAGCGGCCGCGTGAAATCCTTCGCCGACACGGGCTTTCCGGTGGGTTTCGTCTATCCCGAAGAAGGCGCGTATGCGCTCTTGTCGTCGGTATGCCCGGTGAACAAGCCAAACGCCAATCCGCTGGCCCAGCAGTTCGTGCAGTATCTGATTTCGCCGCAAGTACAGTCGCGCCTGGCCAGCGAATACGGCTACGGCCCCGTCAACAAAAAGGCCGATGCCAAAGACGACCCGCGCGTGCCGCTGCCCATCGGCGACCGCGCGGCCAATTTGATCGTGATCGACTGGGACACGGTCAACCAGCACCGCGACGAATGGAACAAGCGCTGGACGCGCGAAGTGGAACGCTGA